In Crassostrea angulata isolate pt1a10 chromosome 6, ASM2561291v2, whole genome shotgun sequence, a genomic segment contains:
- the LOC128187738 gene encoding FMRFamide receptor-like — protein MANNLSSIIGMMNMTDPGYAIASTINSTADNLTTTLPPSASVTQVYQVVGQITYTYLGPIICAMGMLFNIINFAVLMQHQLKESPYTYLTGLAMVDFSALTLSFIYMVFSHKTIGKYWKYYDAYIFLPIVNVCVTSSVWIIVLLTIERFLFVRHPLWAKAKCDRASAKVKILGIVGLAVVFNIPRFLLFKVHEPRPGIWALEHTEFRRSDDFFGINWVYSITVQILPLIILLFANTYLVYAVMRARKQREQLQIRNNKEATWYRDQVRLTITLISIVCLFIVCILPSAFSDFPIAYFFFGRGIPVKEFRTSNFYLILQYIANVLVWCNLSLNFVLYCAFNEKFRRVMRHMIKRWLKLSCIKQSYRPFKVSFNINGITRNNSSQTNSLTQQTKCSMSMGGQEILKMDKVDHSISQTTALFDKSEAEN, from the coding sequence ATGGCTAACAACTTGTCTTCTATCATTGGAATGATGAACATGACAGACCCAGGGTATGCCATAGCATCAACTATCAACAGCACGGCAGATAACCTGACCACTACCCTACCCCCTTCGGCTTCTGTGACCCAGGTTTACCAAGTGGTGGGACAAATAACTTACACCTACTTAGGACCTATTATATGTGCCATGGGAATGCTGTTCAACATCATAAACTTTGCTGTGCTCATGCAGCATCAGCTGAAAGAGTCTCCCTACACGTACCTCACGGGATTAGCAATGGTCGACTTCTCGGCTCTGACTCTCTCCTTTATCTACATGGTCTTCTCCCACAAGACAATTGGGAAATACTGGAAATATTATGACGCTTACATTTTCCTCCCAATTGTCAATGTCTGTGTCACCTCTAGCGTGTGGATAATTGTCTTGTTGACAATAGAACGATTCTTATTCGTAAGGCACCCACTTTGGGCCAAAGCTAAATGCGACCGAGCTAGTGCTAAAGTCAAGATCCTGGGAATAGTTGGGTTGGCAGTGGTATTCAACATCCCAAGATTCCTACTGTTTAAAGTCCATGAGCCCCGTCCAGGAATCTGGGCTTTGGAGCATACAGAATTCCGCAGGAGCGACGACTTCTTTGGGATCAACTGGGTGTACAGCATCACTGTACAAATTCTGCCCCTTATCATCCTACTTTTTGCTAACACTTACCTAGTGTATGCTGTAATGAGGGCTCGTAAGCAACGCGAACAGCTACAGATCCGCAACAACAAAGAAGCAACCTGGTATCGAGACCAGGTCCGTCTAACCATTACTCTGATCAGCATTGTTTGTTTGTTCATAGTCTGCATATTACCTTCTGCATTCTCGGACTTCCCCATTGCATACTTTTTCTTTGGCAGAGGCATCCCAGTAAAAGAGTTCCGTACATCCAATTTTTACCTCATTCTGCAGTACATAGCTAACGTCTTAGTGTGGTGCAACCTCTCCCTCAACTTTGTGCTGTACTGTGCATTCAATGAAAAGTTCCGCCGTGTGATGCGTCACATGATCAAAAGGTGGCTGAAGTTGAGCTGCATCAAGCAGTCCTACAGGCCGTTCAAAGTCAGCTTCAACATCAATGGAATTACAAGAAATAACAGTAGTCAGACCAATAGCCTGACACAACAAACCAAGTGCTCAATGAGCATGGGCGGCCAAGAGATTCTCAAGATGGATAAGGTAGATCACTCCATTAGTCAAACCACAGCTTTATTTGACAAAAGTGAAGCTGAGAACTGA